The following proteins are encoded in a genomic region of Actinomadura sp. NAK00032:
- a CDS encoding VOC family protein codes for MSVPAFNTVTWFQVGTDAPEEARRFYGDMFGWQFALDPDADGYDLVRYPGADAPSGGISHEPDASRNHAMFLVLVEDVEAACERTVKYGGKVAMPALTTANGLKFAYLQDTSGNTFGVFTPPAG; via the coding sequence ATGAGCGTTCCCGCGTTCAACACCGTCACGTGGTTCCAGGTCGGCACCGACGCGCCGGAGGAGGCCCGCCGCTTCTACGGCGACATGTTCGGCTGGCAGTTCGCGCTCGACCCGGACGCCGACGGCTACGACCTGGTCAGGTACCCGGGCGCCGACGCGCCGAGCGGCGGCATCTCGCATGAGCCGGACGCCTCCCGCAACCACGCGATGTTCCTGGTCCTGGTGGAGGACGTCGAGGCCGCCTGCGAGCGGACGGTGAAGTACGGCGGCAAGGTCGCCATGCCCGCGCTGACCACGGCCAACGGCCTCAAGTTCGCCTACCTGCAGGACACGTCCGGCAACACGTTCGGCGTCTTCACGCCCCCGGCCGGCTGA